Part of the Sporomusa termitida genome, TTATACGATATATAGTAGTTTATGTCAATAATAGTTTTCCTTGAATAAACAATCGTATATTGTAATTAGACAATAGTGAATATCTTGCAAAATACCTGCTTAAAACCATTCTGGCAACTTCAATTACTTTGATTTATAATGGATATGGGGAAAAAGAGACACAGTGTAAACTAATGGAGGATTTTTCATGAGTAAAGTCAGAGTTTTAATTTCACTCATGGCCATTGGGAACTTATAGCAATGATGACATAAAAAATGTTGTTTCTAAAAGTGATTTTATAACTGGCTATCGTCTTAAACCTGATGCACTTGGTATCAAGAGCGATTCTATCATCCAAATTAATGCATCTGATTCAAAAGGTAATGGCTGTGTTTTCTTTATTAAAGATAATGATACCTTAATTATAGCCGGCGGTGGGGCATTTTTTGAGCTTGTTAGGGAAACGTAAAAGCAAGAGGGTATGCGGTAAAAAGGAGTAAAACTATAATGAAAAAACCGGCCTTAACATTTAATGAGGTGGCGAGCCTTTATCATGCAATTCGCCCCCGTTATCCGCAAGAATTATTTAATGACCTTTTCCGGCTGACCAGCCTACCTCAGCATGCTCGTATTCTTGAAATTGGCGCAGGTACTGGAATTGCAACGCTTGAACTGATAAAACGAGGTTTTCATGTAGTTGCATTGGAACCAGGCGCACAAATGGCTTCATTTCTTAAAGAGAATTTAAAAGAATATAAGCCGGAAGTGGTCGTTTCAACATTTGAGGCTTGGACACCACCAAAAGAACCATTTGATTTAGTAGTTTCGTTTACCGCTTTTCATTGGCTTGATCCACAAACACGTTATCAAAGGATTTATAATATTCTTGCTCACAAAGGGTATTTAGCGATAGTAAAGTATCATCATGTAGCGGGTGGAGATCAGGAATTTTTTTATGAAGTACAAAAGTATTATCAAAAATATAAACCAAATGACTTAGAATTAAAATTGATAGAACCTAGCAAATTTAAACCCCATTACCAAGATTTTTATAATAATGCGTTGTTTAAAGAATCAATTACATGTAATTATCTTACAGAGGAGACTTATAGTTGTGCAGAATATGAACAACTGCTATTAACCTATTCTGATCACCGTATGCTCGAAGAAAAGAAGCGTTTAATGCTTCTTAATGATATTGGCAAGTTAATAGACCAGAATTATGGTGGTCAAATACGTAAATGCTATCTGCATCAATTGATAGTAGCCGGAAGGGACAAGGGGACAGGTACCTTGTCCCGAGAATAAATACTAGTTTGCCCCGTCCCCCCTTTGATGGACAGTAGAAACGCGTAGTATACTGGAATCAGAGAGGGGAATGAAAATGGTGAAACAGTTTAGCGCCGAGTTTAAACTGCAAGCGGTGAAAAGAGTAGAAGCGACCGGTGGGCCGGTATCCAAAGTGGCAGCCGAGTTAGGGATCAATGAGAATACGCTTCATGGGTGGTTGAAAAAGTATCGGGAAAAACCTAATGCCCCTTTTCCCGGCAGCGGCAAGCTCAGTCCAGACGATGAGCGGCTAAGAAAGCTAGAACGAGAAAATCGTGACCTGCGGGAGGAAAATGAGATTTTAAAAAAGGCGGCAGCGTACTTCGCGAAGAACCAGAAATAAAACGGTTCAAATTTATCAAAGCTAACCGCCAAACCTATCGGGTGGAGAAGCTGTGCAAAGTGCTGGGGGTATCCCGCAGTGGCTACTATGCATGGGAAAATCGCCCGAAAAGCCAAAGGGACTTAGAAAACGAGGCCATCTTGGCGCAGATTGAGCAACTTCATCAAACGAAACGCCATGTTTATGGTTGCCGTAAAATCTATCAAGAGTTGCGCCGTAAGGGTCTGAGAGTAAATCATAAGCGGATAGAACGCCTGATGAAGCAGGCGGGCATTCACTCTAAAACAGCCAAAATATTCAAGGCCACTACGAATTCGAAACATGCCCTTGCCGTTGCCGAAAACCTGTTAAACCGTGAGTTTACAGCCTCCAGGCCCAATCAAAAAATGGTCAGTGACATCACCTATCTATGGACGGAGGAAGGCTGGCTGTACGTGGCTGCCATCATTGACCTATGCGGGCAAAGAGTGGTCGGATTATCCATGAGTGAGCGGATGACCAAAGAACTGGTCATGCAGGCGTTAGACAGTGTCTGCAAGCGAGCTCGGCCGCCCCACGGCGTACTCATTCACTCCGATCGTGGCAGCCAGTATTGCTCTAAGGATTATCAGGATGTACTCAAAGAGCGCGGATTTATTTGCAGCATGTCCAGGAAGGGCAACTGTTGGGACAACGCACCAATGGAGGCATTTTGGGGCAAGATGAAATATGAATGGCTGATCGGGCAACGGTTTCAGACCCGCGAACAGGCCAGGGCCGCCGTATTTGAATAT contains:
- a CDS encoding class I SAM-dependent methyltransferase, encoding MKKPALTFNEVASLYHAIRPRYPQELFNDLFRLTSLPQHARILEIGAGTGIATLELIKRGFHVVALEPGAQMASFLKENLKEYKPEVVVSTFEAWTPPKEPFDLVVSFTAFHWLDPQTRYQRIYNILAHKGYLAIVKYHHVAGGDQEFFYEVQKYYQKYKPNDLELKLIEPSKFKPHYQDFYNNALFKESITCNYLTEETYSCAEYEQLLLTYSDHRMLEEKKRLMLLNDIGKLIDQNYGGQIRKCYLHQLIVAGRDKGTGTLSRE
- a CDS encoding IS3 family transposase (programmed frameshift), whose translation is MKQFSAEFKLQAVKRVEATGGPVSKVAAELGINENTLHGWLKKYREKPNAPFPGSGKLSPDDERLRKLERENRDLREENEILKKAGSVLREEPEIKRFKFIKANRQTYRVEKLCKVLGVSRSGYYAWENRPKSQRDLENEAILAQIEQLHQTKRHVYGCRKIYQELRRKGLRVNHKRIERLMKQAGIHSKTAKIFKATTNSKHALAVAENLLNREFTASRPNQKMVSDITYLWTEEGWLYVAAIIDLCGQRVVGLSMSERMTKELVMQALDSVCKRARPPHGVLIHSDRGSQYCSKDYQDVLKERGFICSMSRKGNCWDNAPMEAFWGKMKYEWLIGQRFQTREQARAAVFEYVEIFYNRQRIHATNGYRTPEEYYLLAMAA